In one window of Qipengyuania profundimaris DNA:
- a CDS encoding ectonucleotide pyrophosphatase/phosphodiesterase, with the protein MNRIAAALALGFAATLGGCATYVDAPPVAVAEVEQREPVTILVSIDGFHPAYLERGLTPTLSRLAENGASASMQASFPTKTFPNHWTLVTGLVPDNHGITANRMEDPERPDETFGMSNVDPWWWADARPIWVDAEEAGIRSAAMFWPGSAVPWGGTAKRFGPVDDGVLPSDWQAFSMQVSNTQRVNSVLDWLRRPADIRPEFVTLYFDTIDTAGHDVGPQGEALDVALRDIDRHIADLIAGLERLGQTSNLVIVSDHGMAATSSERMIGLDTIVDPSLYRLVEGGAYATFEPTEGNSAAFEAAILAEHEHMECWRKDEMPERFDYGTHRRIPPYFCLADTGWTIAPTVSENSWTGGSHGYDPAAPEMASLFIAYGPAFRTGVALPSFRNTSVEPLLRELIGLPPRTRGDGSLDPLLPALDR; encoded by the coding sequence ATGAACCGGATTGCCGCCGCACTTGCGCTTGGTTTCGCGGCTACGCTGGGTGGCTGCGCGACCTATGTCGATGCTCCGCCGGTTGCCGTAGCGGAGGTGGAACAGCGTGAGCCGGTCACCATCCTCGTCTCGATCGACGGCTTCCATCCGGCCTATCTCGAGCGCGGGCTCACGCCGACATTGTCCCGTCTCGCCGAAAATGGCGCGTCAGCCTCGATGCAGGCGTCCTTCCCCACCAAGACCTTCCCCAATCACTGGACGCTGGTCACCGGGCTGGTCCCTGATAACCACGGCATCACCGCCAACCGGATGGAAGATCCCGAGCGGCCGGACGAGACCTTCGGGATGTCGAACGTCGATCCCTGGTGGTGGGCCGACGCGCGCCCGATCTGGGTCGATGCCGAAGAGGCCGGTATCCGGAGCGCGGCGATGTTCTGGCCGGGCTCGGCCGTGCCTTGGGGCGGCACCGCGAAGCGTTTCGGCCCGGTGGACGATGGCGTCCTGCCGAGCGACTGGCAGGCCTTCAGCATGCAGGTCAGCAATACGCAGCGCGTCAACAGCGTGCTCGACTGGCTGCGTCGTCCGGCGGATATCCGTCCGGAATTCGTGACGCTCTATTTCGATACTATCGATACGGCAGGCCACGATGTCGGCCCGCAGGGCGAAGCACTCGATGTTGCCCTGCGCGATATAGACCGGCACATCGCCGATCTGATTGCGGGCCTCGAGCGACTGGGGCAGACGTCAAATCTAGTCATCGTGTCCGATCACGGCATGGCCGCAACCAGTTCGGAGCGGATGATCGGGCTCGACACGATCGTCGATCCGTCGCTCTATCGCCTCGTCGAGGGCGGAGCATACGCTACCTTCGAGCCGACCGAAGGCAACAGCGCTGCGTTCGAGGCGGCTATCCTAGCCGAGCATGAGCACATGGAGTGCTGGCGCAAGGACGAGATGCCGGAGCGTTTCGATTACGGCACCCATCGCCGGATCCCGCCGTATTTCTGCCTCGCCGATACAGGCTGGACTATCGCGCCGACAGTCTCCGAAAACAGCTGGACGGGGGGCTCCCACGGCTACGATCCCGCCGCGCCCGAGATGGCATCGCTCTTTATCGCTTACGGTCCCGCATTTCGCACCGGGGTCGCCCTGCCCTCGTTCCGGAACACATCGGTAGAGCCGCTGCTGCGAGAGTTGATCGGCCTGCCTCCCCGCACCCGGGGCGATGGTTCGCTGGATCCCCTTCTGCCTGCCCTTGACCGATAG
- a CDS encoding TraB/GumN family protein: protein MKNLLLATAPLALMLQGCATYADDTTVASTPVAPVEQGTGEGPALWKVADEDTTIYLFGTVHALPDGVEWYKGPIETALDSADTLVTEIPADATSDPASQQAIAMQAMLPEGETLRGILGEEQAAKYEAALTGFGLPVNAFDRFEPWFAGMTMAVLPLLKNGWTAESGVENVVETSAGESVARDALETVEYQIGVFDNLPQDTQIEFLMSTIDNIDQLVPLMDEMLAEWVAGDADGLAELMNRSLTDPALAKALLYDRNANWAEWIDERMDTPGTVFIAVGAGHLAGEKSVQDYLAGRDIAVTRIQ from the coding sequence ATGAAAAACCTCCTTCTGGCTACCGCCCCCCTCGCGCTTATGCTCCAGGGCTGCGCTACTTACGCCGACGATACGACGGTTGCCTCTACCCCTGTCGCGCCTGTCGAACAGGGCACCGGCGAAGGCCCCGCCCTGTGGAAGGTCGCCGACGAGGACACGACCATCTACCTCTTCGGCACGGTCCACGCCCTGCCCGATGGCGTAGAATGGTATAAGGGTCCGATCGAGACCGCGCTCGATTCCGCCGATACACTCGTGACCGAGATCCCGGCCGATGCGACCAGCGATCCTGCCTCGCAGCAAGCGATCGCGATGCAGGCCATGTTGCCGGAGGGCGAGACCCTCCGCGGTATCCTGGGTGAAGAACAGGCGGCGAAATACGAAGCGGCGCTCACAGGCTTCGGCCTCCCCGTGAACGCCTTCGACCGGTTCGAGCCGTGGTTCGCCGGCATGACCATGGCGGTGCTCCCGCTGCTCAAGAATGGTTGGACGGCCGAGAGCGGTGTCGAAAACGTCGTCGAGACTAGTGCGGGCGAGTCGGTGGCGCGCGATGCGCTGGAGACGGTCGAATACCAGATCGGCGTGTTCGACAACCTCCCGCAGGACACGCAGATCGAGTTTCTGATGAGCACGATCGATAATATCGACCAACTCGTGCCCCTGATGGATGAGATGCTGGCAGAATGGGTCGCCGGCGATGCCGATGGCTTGGCCGAACTCATGAACCGCAGCCTCACCGATCCCGCGCTTGCCAAGGCTTTGCTCTACGATCGCAATGCCAATTGGGCGGAGTGGATCGATGAGCGGATGGACACGCCCGGAACGGTGTTCATTGCCGTCGGCGCCGGTCACCTGGCGGGTGAAAAGAGCGTCCAGGATTACCTTGCCGGGCGCGACATAGCGGTCACCCGGATCCAGTAA
- a CDS encoding tetratricopeptide repeat protein: protein MLSKRHFASTLVLAAALAACSPNPATRFATAEEAFAANDFRAARISLIAGLKEQPGDHEMRLLLARAQLALGDGEGAASSLDALPAEFASQPRVAIVRAESDILRGRFDEALAGVAEIEAGAADRIRALAYIGQEKFDQAAEAFAVGAARDEVDPRLLAAYGRFALANGEGDKAAELVEQAIESDPQLVEAHLVNGLVRESRNDLSGALMAYDRALELHPDNFDGRLGKAQMLARLDRFEEAAGIADALSAEAPEDRSIAFLKARIAAGEGEWKAVRKILQPYENELRSAAGLPAIYGESLIEIDQPALALGVLEPELSRQPNSRPLRRLVARAQLAGGDARAALGTIRPLASRADATPAELRLAARAAERTGSSSAEEFVRRAEMPSAEWVGGELAKADQALRNRQWRDAETRYESILSRTRSDNAMVLNNLAFAKEKLGKEKQALEIALRAAKLEPDNASILDTAGWLLVQTGSRARGLEMLRRAAKLDPENPTIQRHLTDATKG, encoded by the coding sequence ATGCTCAGCAAACGCCATTTTGCATCGACCCTCGTGCTGGCCGCGGCGCTTGCCGCGTGTTCGCCAAATCCCGCCACGCGCTTCGCCACGGCCGAGGAAGCCTTCGCGGCCAACGACTTTCGCGCCGCACGCATTTCGCTGATTGCGGGACTGAAGGAACAGCCCGGCGACCACGAAATGCGGTTGCTGCTGGCGCGGGCGCAACTGGCGCTGGGAGACGGGGAGGGTGCGGCTTCGTCGCTCGACGCCCTTCCTGCGGAGTTCGCCTCGCAACCTCGCGTCGCCATCGTGCGCGCCGAGTCGGACATTTTGCGGGGGCGGTTCGACGAAGCGCTCGCGGGGGTGGCGGAAATCGAAGCAGGAGCGGCCGACCGCATTCGTGCGCTGGCCTATATAGGGCAGGAGAAGTTCGACCAAGCGGCGGAAGCCTTCGCTGTTGGCGCGGCTCGCGACGAGGTCGATCCACGGCTGCTGGCTGCATACGGACGGTTCGCCCTGGCAAATGGCGAGGGCGACAAGGCCGCTGAATTGGTCGAGCAGGCGATCGAGAGCGATCCGCAACTGGTCGAAGCGCATCTGGTCAACGGCCTCGTCAGGGAAAGCCGCAACGATCTGAGCGGCGCGCTTATGGCCTATGATCGGGCGCTGGAACTGCATCCCGACAATTTCGACGGCCGCCTGGGCAAAGCGCAAATGCTCGCCCGGCTCGACCGGTTCGAGGAAGCGGCCGGGATTGCCGACGCTCTGTCGGCCGAAGCGCCCGAGGACCGCTCGATTGCGTTTCTCAAAGCGCGGATCGCTGCGGGCGAGGGCGAATGGAAGGCGGTACGCAAGATTTTGCAGCCTTACGAAAACGAGCTGCGGTCCGCTGCGGGTCTGCCTGCGATTTATGGCGAATCGCTGATCGAGATCGACCAGCCTGCGCTGGCGCTCGGCGTGCTGGAGCCGGAATTGAGCCGGCAGCCTAACTCGCGCCCGCTGCGCCGGCTTGTCGCGCGGGCGCAGCTGGCCGGTGGAGATGCACGCGCCGCCCTCGGCACGATCCGCCCGCTGGCGAGCCGGGCCGATGCGACGCCTGCCGAATTGCGCCTCGCCGCCCGCGCCGCAGAACGGACGGGAAGCAGCTCTGCCGAAGAATTCGTGCGACGCGCCGAGATGCCCTCGGCCGAGTGGGTCGGGGGCGAACTGGCCAAGGCGGACCAGGCGCTGCGCAACCGGCAGTGGCGCGATGCGGAAACGCGGTACGAGAGCATCCTGTCGCGGACACGGTCCGACAATGCGATGGTGCTCAACAATTTGGCCTTCGCGAAAGAGAAGCTCGGCAAGGAAAAGCAGGCGCTCGAGATCGCCCTGCGCGCGGCAAAGCTGGAGCCGGACAATGCCTCCATCCTCGATACCGCAGGGTGGCTGCTGGTCCAGACCGGGTCGCGGGCGCGCGGTCTCGAAATGCTGCGCCGGGCGGCGAAGCTCGATCCCGAAAACCCGACCATCCAGCGGCACCTGACCGATGCGACGAAGGGTTAA
- a CDS encoding UrcA family protein, producing the protein MKKTATIAAALAILPAQAIASHIPSIAVETTDLDLASADGQDRLESRVESAIRKACTIGGKGLTVMAAETQCRAELREAANVEVRLAIAAAREDRFAALDVDPDA; encoded by the coding sequence ATGAAAAAGACCGCAACAATTGCTGCCGCCCTCGCGATCCTGCCTGCACAGGCCATCGCGAGCCACATTCCTTCGATCGCCGTCGAGACGACCGATCTCGACCTCGCTTCTGCGGATGGTCAGGATCGCCTGGAAAGCCGCGTCGAGAGCGCCATTCGCAAGGCCTGCACCATCGGCGGCAAAGGTCTGACGGTGATGGCTGCGGAAACGCAATGCCGTGCCGAACTGCGCGAGGCTGCGAATGTCGAAGTCCGCCTCGCCATCGCCGCCGCCCGCGAAGACCGCTTCGCAGCCCTCGACGTCGATCCCGACGCCTGA
- a CDS encoding helix-turn-helix transcriptional regulator encodes MKNRLKVLRAERDWSQAELGMHLDVSRQAVNAIETGKHDPSLPLAFRIARLFNMPIEEIFDDELD; translated from the coding sequence ATGAAGAACCGCCTCAAGGTCCTTCGCGCCGAACGCGATTGGAGCCAGGCCGAGCTCGGCATGCATCTCGACGTATCGCGCCAGGCCGTGAATGCGATCGAGACCGGCAAGCACGATCCTTCGCTTCCGCTCGCCTTCCGCATCGCCCGCCTTTTCAACATGCCTATCGAGGAGATCTTCGATGACGAACTCGACTGA
- a CDS encoding glycine--tRNA ligase subunit alpha, which yields MDRNPRKSFQDMILALHDFWSAHGCLILQPYDMRMGAGTFHTATTLRALGPEPWNAAFVQPCRRPTDGRYGENPNRLQHYYQYQVILKPSPPDIQDLYLESLRVIGIDPLKHDIRFVEDDWESPTLGAWGLGWEVWCDGMEVTQFTYFQQMGGFDCKPVAGELTYGLERLAMYIQSVDNVYDLDFNGQGVTYGDVFLENEKQMSKWNFEVAETDALFDLFNKAEAECKNALANEVPIAAYEQAVEASHIFNLLQARGVISVQERASYMGRVRDLARGSCEAHMAKEAPVWAEKYPEWSK from the coding sequence ATGGACCGAAACCCGCGTAAATCCTTTCAGGACATGATCCTTGCGCTGCACGATTTCTGGAGCGCGCATGGCTGCCTGATCCTCCAGCCCTACGATATGCGCATGGGAGCGGGGACCTTCCACACTGCGACCACCCTGCGCGCGCTGGGGCCGGAGCCATGGAATGCGGCCTTCGTGCAGCCATGCCGTCGGCCCACCGACGGGCGCTATGGCGAGAACCCGAACCGGTTGCAGCACTATTACCAGTACCAGGTGATCCTGAAGCCGAGCCCGCCGGACATCCAGGACCTGTATCTGGAAAGCCTGCGCGTTATCGGCATCGATCCGCTCAAGCACGATATCCGCTTCGTTGAGGACGACTGGGAAAGCCCTACGCTGGGCGCATGGGGGCTGGGCTGGGAAGTCTGGTGCGACGGGATGGAAGTCACCCAGTTCACCTATTTCCAGCAGATGGGTGGTTTCGACTGCAAGCCTGTCGCGGGCGAGCTGACTTACGGCCTCGAACGCCTCGCCATGTATATCCAGAGCGTCGACAACGTCTACGATCTCGACTTCAACGGGCAGGGGGTCACATACGGCGACGTCTTCCTCGAGAACGAGAAGCAGATGTCGAAGTGGAACTTCGAAGTCGCCGAAACCGATGCGCTGTTCGACCTGTTCAACAAGGCCGAAGCCGAGTGCAAGAATGCGCTCGCTAATGAAGTGCCGATCGCTGCCTACGAGCAGGCGGTGGAGGCGAGCCACATCTTCAACCTGCTTCAGGCGCGCGGCGTGATCAGCGTACAGGAACGCGCCAGCTACATGGGCCGCGTCCGCGACCTCGCGCGCGGATCCTGCGAAGCGCATATGGCCAAGGAAGCGCCCGTCTGGGCCGAGAAATATCCGGAGTGGTCGAAATGA
- a CDS encoding SDR family oxidoreductase, translating into MPSINRRTLLAGAAVTGVAVVGARAALAQSTPVPTSLAGKSILITGCSSGFGRLMAEDYARKGAKVFATMRNLPRPEAAELRALAEADDLDLHIIEIDVTDDVQVTAGVAEAERIAGGAMDVLVNNAGIGISSPVEVQDMEATQLIFDTNVFGCHRMARAVLPGMRERGSGLIVPISSQLGRVIVPNAGHYSATKFALEAMSEQLAYELVPHGIDVAIIEPGGYPTEVWVNRNIYSAQLKERAEDIHTSGYPQVVARMGEEDGSTRSADPMDVPNAIAAIIALPPGTRPLRTPVHPGPKPQIPINEVTAKVQVGWLGESGYGPWIKAVHNV; encoded by the coding sequence ATGCCGAGCATCAATCGCCGTACCCTTCTCGCCGGAGCAGCTGTCACGGGAGTGGCCGTCGTAGGCGCGCGCGCCGCATTGGCCCAGAGCACGCCGGTCCCCACCAGCTTGGCGGGCAAGAGTATCCTTATCACCGGCTGCTCTTCGGGCTTCGGTCGTCTGATGGCCGAGGATTACGCGCGCAAAGGCGCCAAGGTTTTCGCCACCATGCGCAATTTGCCGCGCCCCGAGGCCGCGGAATTGCGCGCCCTGGCCGAAGCCGACGATCTCGACCTGCACATCATCGAGATCGACGTGACCGACGATGTCCAGGTGACTGCCGGTGTCGCCGAGGCCGAACGGATCGCAGGCGGCGCGATGGATGTGCTGGTCAACAATGCAGGCATCGGAATCTCCTCACCTGTCGAGGTGCAGGACATGGAAGCGACACAGCTGATCTTCGACACCAATGTCTTCGGCTGCCACCGCATGGCCCGCGCAGTCCTCCCCGGGATGCGCGAGCGTGGCTCGGGCCTGATCGTCCCGATTTCGAGCCAGCTGGGCCGGGTCATCGTTCCGAACGCTGGACACTACTCCGCGACGAAGTTCGCGCTGGAGGCGATGAGCGAGCAGCTTGCCTACGAACTGGTGCCGCACGGCATCGACGTCGCGATTATCGAGCCGGGCGGCTATCCCACCGAAGTCTGGGTCAACCGCAACATCTATTCGGCCCAGCTCAAGGAGCGCGCCGAGGACATCCACACCAGCGGCTATCCGCAAGTGGTCGCCCGCATGGGCGAGGAGGACGGCTCCACCCGCAGCGCCGATCCGATGGATGTGCCCAACGCCATCGCCGCGATCATCGCCCTGCCTCCGGGCACCCGCCCGCTGCGCACGCCAGTGCATCCCGGACCGAAGCCCCAGATCCCGATCAACGAGGTCACCGCCAAGGTGCAGGTCGGCTGGCTCGGCGAAAGCGGTTACGGCCCCTGGATCAAGGCCGTCCATAACGTCTGA
- the pth gene encoding aminoacyl-tRNA hydrolase has translation MQIWTGLGNPGPKYALHRHNVGFMVCDVLAEIHRFGPVQKKFSGWTQEGRIGGEKILLLKPATYMNESGRAVGEALRFYKLEPDALTVFHDELDLAPFKVKVRDGGGLAGHNGLRSINQHLGPDFRRVRIGIGHPGSKDRVTGHVLGNYAKAEMESLADMLAAIAAEAGWLAAGDNARFMSDFAMRMQG, from the coding sequence ATGCAGATCTGGACAGGCCTTGGAAATCCCGGACCCAAATACGCCCTGCACCGGCACAATGTCGGTTTCATGGTGTGCGATGTGCTGGCCGAAATCCACAGGTTCGGCCCGGTACAGAAGAAGTTCTCCGGCTGGACGCAGGAAGGCCGCATCGGCGGCGAGAAGATCCTGCTGCTCAAACCGGCCACATATATGAACGAAAGCGGCCGCGCCGTGGGCGAGGCACTGCGTTTCTACAAGCTGGAACCCGATGCGCTCACCGTGTTCCATGACGAGCTGGACCTCGCACCATTCAAGGTGAAGGTGCGTGATGGTGGCGGTCTGGCGGGCCATAACGGGCTGCGCTCGATCAACCAGCACCTTGGCCCCGATTTTCGCCGCGTGCGGATCGGCATCGGTCACCCCGGCAGCAAGGATCGGGTGACCGGCCATGTGCTGGGCAACTATGCCAAGGCCGAGATGGAATCGCTGGCCGATATGCTCGCCGCGATTGCAGCGGAAGCCGGCTGGCTCGCTGCGGGGGACAATGCCCGTTTCATGAGCGATTTCGCGATGCGAATGCAGGGCTGA
- a CDS encoding TraB/GumN family protein → MLKRFVFGFAVLSLATACEQQPSQPPEQATYPALWEIAREDGAVEGWLFGTVHALPDDIAWRSPQLEQVIEDADMLVVEVGDLGDGAKLSALFEDMAFDRPEGPIRARIREDLRDEFDELLVKAKVRRSYFDPMESWAAALALAQVAQDGQSNNGADRALIEAFEGRDLIELEGARAQLAIFDSLPPAEQRDLLNAVLEEAATHGRDPGRLARLWREGDTDELEQLTQSGMLADAELRQALLIDRNTAWATRIENLLSARDRPLIAVGAGHLLGDDGLPALLQANGYVVTRIE, encoded by the coding sequence ATGCTGAAACGTTTCGTCTTCGGTTTTGCCGTTCTGTCGCTCGCGACGGCTTGCGAGCAGCAACCCTCGCAGCCGCCCGAGCAGGCGACCTACCCCGCGCTGTGGGAAATCGCGCGGGAGGACGGTGCCGTCGAAGGCTGGCTGTTCGGCACAGTCCATGCTTTGCCGGACGATATCGCCTGGCGCTCTCCACAGCTCGAACAGGTGATCGAGGACGCCGACATGCTCGTGGTCGAGGTCGGCGATCTCGGCGATGGGGCGAAGCTCTCCGCTCTGTTCGAGGATATGGCTTTCGACCGGCCCGAAGGCCCGATCCGCGCCCGCATTCGCGAGGATCTGCGCGACGAATTCGACGAGCTGCTCGTAAAAGCCAAGGTGCGCCGCAGCTATTTCGATCCGATGGAAAGCTGGGCCGCCGCCCTCGCCCTCGCCCAGGTTGCTCAGGACGGTCAGTCGAACAACGGCGCCGATCGTGCGCTGATCGAAGCGTTCGAGGGGCGCGACCTCATCGAGCTAGAGGGCGCCCGCGCGCAATTGGCGATCTTCGACAGCCTGCCGCCCGCGGAGCAACGCGACCTGCTGAATGCAGTCTTGGAGGAAGCGGCCACGCACGGACGCGATCCCGGACGCCTCGCCCGCTTGTGGCGCGAAGGCGATACTGACGAATTGGAGCAACTCACACAGAGCGGGATGCTGGCCGACGCGGAATTGCGCCAGGCGCTGCTTATCGACCGGAATACCGCCTGGGCCACGCGCATCGAAAACCTGCTGTCCGCGAGAGACCGGCCGCTAATCGCCGTGGGTGCAGGGCATCTGCTCGGTGACGACGGGCTGCCTGCACTGCTCCAGGCGAACGGATATGTCGTGACCCGGATCGAATAG
- the ychF gene encoding redox-regulated ATPase YchF — protein MGFRCGIVGLPNVGKSTLFNALTETQAAQAANYPFCTIEPNVGQVAVPDERLDKIAGIAKSAKVVPTQLAFVDIAGLVKGASQGEGLGNQFLGNIREVDAIVHVLRCFEDDDIQHVSNKVDPIADAEVVETELMLSDLESLEKRVPAAAKRATGGDKEAKIMASVLGQALDLLRDGKPARLTEPKDDEEARMFRQAQLLTAKPVLYVCNVAEEDAAKGNALSDLVFEKAKAEGAEAVVVSAAIESELVAMPQEDRAEYLAELGLDESGLSRVIRAGYKLLGLKTFFTAGPKESRAWTFPDGAKAPQAAGEIHTDFERGFIRAETIAYDDYVALGGESGAKEAGKLRQEGKEYVVQDGDVMLFKFNV, from the coding sequence ATGGGTTTCCGCTGCGGGATCGTCGGCCTGCCGAATGTCGGCAAGTCCACCCTTTTCAACGCCCTTACCGAGACGCAGGCCGCGCAGGCTGCGAACTATCCGTTCTGCACGATCGAGCCGAATGTCGGCCAGGTCGCGGTGCCGGACGAACGGCTGGACAAGATTGCGGGCATCGCGAAATCGGCCAAGGTCGTGCCGACGCAGCTGGCCTTCGTCGATATCGCAGGCCTCGTGAAAGGTGCGAGCCAGGGCGAAGGCCTGGGTAACCAGTTCCTCGGCAATATCCGAGAGGTGGATGCGATCGTCCACGTGCTGCGTTGTTTCGAGGACGATGACATCCAGCACGTCTCGAACAAAGTCGACCCCATCGCCGATGCGGAAGTGGTCGAGACCGAGCTGATGCTGTCGGACCTCGAAAGCCTGGAGAAGCGCGTGCCCGCTGCGGCCAAGCGTGCGACGGGCGGCGACAAGGAAGCGAAGATCATGGCCAGCGTGCTCGGCCAGGCGCTGGATCTGCTGCGCGACGGCAAGCCTGCGCGCCTTACCGAGCCGAAGGACGATGAAGAGGCGCGGATGTTCCGCCAGGCGCAGCTACTGACTGCCAAGCCGGTGCTCTATGTCTGCAACGTCGCCGAGGAGGATGCGGCCAAGGGCAACGCCCTGTCCGACCTCGTGTTCGAGAAAGCAAAGGCAGAAGGCGCCGAAGCTGTCGTCGTGTCCGCTGCCATCGAGAGCGAGCTGGTCGCCATGCCGCAGGAAGACCGCGCGGAATATCTCGCCGAATTGGGCTTGGATGAATCCGGCCTAAGCCGTGTCATTCGCGCGGGCTACAAGCTGCTCGGTCTCAAGACCTTCTTCACCGCCGGTCCCAAGGAATCGCGCGCCTGGACCTTCCCCGATGGCGCGAAGGCGCCGCAGGCGGCGGGAGAAATTCACACCGATTTCGAGCGCGGCTTTATTCGCGCTGAAACAATTGCCTACGATGATTACGTTGCGCTGGGTGGAGAAAGCGGTGCCAAGGAAGCTGGCAAGCTGCGGCAGGAAGGCAAGGAATACGTCGTTCAGGATGGCGACGTGATGCTCTTCAAGTTCAACGTCTGA
- a CDS encoding 50S ribosomal protein L25/general stress protein Ctc produces the protein MSDALTLPAEARERAGKGASRQLRREGRVPAVIYGGKEEPTLIHVEAKELVRQLGTGHFMNSIVEIELDGKKVRTIPKDVALHPVNDRPEHADFFRLAKGGKIEVNVPVVFLNEEASPGLKKGGVLNVVRHELELVCDNDKIPGEIEIDVTGKEVGDSIHISEVQLPEGSESAITDRDFTIATLVAPSALKKSEGAEGEGEDQTGEGMEPGETAATEQGPDDDAADEQEAKSE, from the coding sequence ATGAGCGACGCTCTGACCCTGCCGGCCGAGGCGCGCGAACGGGCTGGCAAGGGAGCCTCCCGTCAACTTCGCCGCGAAGGCCGTGTTCCCGCCGTTATCTATGGCGGCAAGGAAGAACCCACCCTGATCCATGTGGAAGCGAAGGAGCTGGTTCGCCAGCTCGGCACGGGCCACTTCATGAACTCGATCGTGGAGATCGAGCTCGACGGCAAGAAGGTCCGCACAATTCCCAAGGACGTCGCCTTGCACCCGGTCAACGACCGTCCGGAGCACGCTGACTTTTTCCGTCTCGCCAAGGGCGGCAAGATCGAAGTGAACGTGCCCGTCGTGTTCCTGAACGAGGAAGCATCGCCCGGCCTCAAGAAGGGCGGCGTGCTCAACGTCGTTCGCCACGAGCTCGAGCTGGTGTGCGACAACGACAAGATCCCCGGCGAGATCGAGATCGATGTCACCGGCAAGGAAGTCGGCGATTCGATCCACATCAGCGAAGTGCAGCTGCCTGAAGGTAGCGAAAGCGCGATCACCGATCGCGACTTCACCATTGCAACGCTGGTCGCCCCGTCCGCTCTCAAGAAGAGCGAAGGCGCCGAAGGCGAAGGCGAAGACCAGACCGGCGAAGGTATGGAGCCGGGCGAGACCGCTGCTACCGAGCAGGGTCCGGACGACGACGCCGCAGACGAGCAGGAAGCGAAGAGCGAATAA
- a CDS encoding cistern family PEP-CTERM protein, with product MNLKRLFLKALAIVGVATAAPAAAEPILLDAGSVGESFTITFDGFVDGGPSIDGLGSELTLTLTGIENGVYTFDYTMTNTGADGDGIGSRVSGFAFNTDPDIDSATSTGAYRYTNTDSNYPNGIGTVDVCFQARRTGSCAGGGSGGVFDGDSGSGTLSLDFGGTAPASLTLDDFFVRYQSVTGVDGVGSASGRQTSTSGGTTSGTDVPEPGMMLLFGLAVLGLAIGTRRRRPLAAAPVRLAYA from the coding sequence GTGAACTTGAAACGACTTTTCCTTAAGGCACTTGCCATTGTCGGCGTGGCGACAGCCGCACCGGCAGCCGCAGAGCCGATCCTGCTCGATGCCGGCTCGGTCGGCGAAAGCTTCACCATCACCTTCGACGGCTTCGTCGACGGCGGCCCCTCGATCGACGGCCTCGGATCCGAACTCACGCTCACGCTGACCGGCATCGAGAACGGCGTCTACACTTTTGACTATACGATGACGAACACCGGCGCGGACGGCGACGGTATTGGCTCGCGCGTTTCTGGATTCGCCTTCAACACGGATCCTGACATCGATTCGGCCACGAGCACCGGCGCTTACCGTTATACGAACACCGATTCGAATTATCCGAACGGCATCGGTACGGTCGACGTGTGCTTCCAGGCACGGCGCACCGGCAGCTGTGCCGGCGGTGGCTCGGGCGGCGTGTTCGACGGCGATAGCGGCAGCGGTACGCTGAGCCTCGATTTCGGCGGGACTGCCCCGGCTTCGCTGACCCTCGACGACTTCTTCGTGCGCTACCAGTCGGTCACCGGCGTCGACGGTGTCGGTTCGGCCAGCGGTCGCCAGACCTCGACCAGCGGCGGCACGACCAGCGGCACCGATGTCCCCGAACCGGGCATGATGCTGCTCTTCGGCCTCGCAGTCCTCGGGCTTGCGATCGGCACCCGCCGTCGCCGCCCGCTGGCAGCGGCTCCGGTCCGGCTTGCCTACGCCTGA